The Saccharopolyspora gloriosae genome window below encodes:
- a CDS encoding LLM class flavin-dependent oxidoreductase, which yields MVTPLRKLGFLTIGLFDGDDPRPGHESTLEIVELGERLGFDSAWLRHRHLQYGISSPTAVLAALTQRTSRIELGTAVIPLGWENPLRLAEDLATVDVLSGGRLNPGVSTGPPMHFDRVRSALYPDTAEQEDLGYGRAERFIDFVRGAPASEFRGTEGIEVFSDRVQPHSPGLADRLWYGGGSLRSAAWAGRQGLNLLVSSVVKAERSEDFEQIQLGLIEEFRAHHPAGQHARVSQGLVVIPTDSATPAQRAKYAAYAADRLPRTTTPHGPARLVYSPDLVGDSAQLAERLSAHAGFRAVDEVAFALPFHFDHDDYVQILTDMATKLGPALGWRPAR from the coding sequence CTGGTGACACCCCTGCGAAAGCTGGGATTCCTGACGATCGGGCTGTTCGACGGCGACGACCCCCGTCCGGGCCACGAGTCGACGCTGGAGATCGTGGAGCTGGGCGAGCGGCTGGGGTTCGACTCGGCGTGGCTGCGCCACCGGCACCTGCAGTACGGCATCTCCTCGCCCACCGCGGTGCTCGCCGCGCTCACCCAGCGCACCAGCCGGATCGAACTGGGCACCGCGGTGATCCCGCTGGGCTGGGAGAACCCGCTGCGGCTGGCCGAGGACCTGGCGACGGTGGACGTGCTCTCCGGCGGGCGGCTCAACCCGGGTGTGAGCACCGGGCCCCCGATGCACTTCGACCGGGTCCGCTCGGCGCTGTACCCGGACACCGCCGAGCAGGAGGACCTCGGTTACGGCCGGGCCGAGCGGTTCATCGACTTCGTGCGCGGAGCCCCCGCCTCGGAATTCCGCGGCACCGAGGGCATCGAGGTGTTCTCCGACCGCGTGCAGCCGCACTCGCCCGGCCTGGCCGACCGCCTCTGGTACGGCGGCGGCAGCCTCCGCTCAGCGGCCTGGGCCGGACGTCAGGGACTGAACCTGCTGGTCAGCAGCGTGGTCAAGGCCGAACGCTCCGAGGACTTCGAACAGATCCAGCTCGGGCTGATCGAGGAGTTCCGCGCCCACCACCCCGCCGGGCAGCACGCCCGGGTCTCGCAGGGGCTGGTGGTGATCCCGACCGACAGCGCCACTCCCGCGCAGCGCGCCAAGTACGCCGCCTACGCGGCGGACCGGTTGCCGCGCACCACGACTCCGCACGGCCCGGCACGGCTGGTGTACTCACCCGACCTGGTGGGCGACTCCGCCCAGCTCGCCGAACGGCTGTCCGCGCACGCGGGATTCCGCGCGGTGGACGAAGTCGCGTTCGCGCTGCCGTTCCACTTCGACCACGACGACTACGTCCAGATCCTCACCGACATGGCCACGAAGCTGGGCCCGGCCCTGGGCTGGCGCCCGGCGCGGTGA
- a CDS encoding LLM class F420-dependent oxidoreductase, with amino-acid sequence MSKINFRSRVGVWWTSDLWPINDVIARAREIEQLGYASLFYGEAGGKETFTQAAALLGGTERLVVGTGIANIHARSAPASETATRTLGALHPGRFVLGLGVSHAPLVEHSYAGTYAKPLSTMRDYLRTMDAVSDKIEPNDQRPARLLAALGPKMIELSGTAADGAHPYLVTPEQTASTREQLGPDKWVVSEQAVALTADRETGLRRAHQHLHMYSQLPNYQNSWLRQGFDESDLVVGGSDRLADGMVAMGDADALAAHVRRHLDAGADHVLVQVLGDDQSEDPLPVLRELAPALGLS; translated from the coding sequence ATGAGCAAAATCAACTTCCGGTCCCGCGTCGGTGTGTGGTGGACCAGCGATCTGTGGCCGATCAACGACGTCATCGCCCGTGCCCGCGAGATCGAGCAGCTCGGGTACGCGTCGCTGTTCTACGGCGAAGCCGGCGGCAAGGAGACCTTCACGCAGGCCGCCGCGCTGTTGGGAGGCACCGAGCGGCTCGTCGTCGGCACCGGCATCGCCAACATCCACGCCCGCAGCGCCCCGGCCAGCGAGACCGCCACCCGCACGCTCGGGGCGCTGCATCCGGGCCGGTTCGTGCTCGGGCTGGGGGTCAGCCACGCGCCGCTGGTGGAGCACAGCTACGCGGGCACCTACGCCAAGCCGCTGAGCACCATGCGCGACTACCTGCGGACCATGGACGCCGTCTCGGACAAGATCGAGCCGAACGACCAGCGCCCCGCCCGGCTGCTGGCCGCGCTCGGGCCGAAGATGATCGAGCTCTCCGGGACCGCCGCCGACGGGGCGCACCCGTACCTGGTCACCCCCGAGCAGACCGCGAGCACCCGCGAGCAGCTCGGCCCGGACAAGTGGGTCGTCAGCGAGCAGGCGGTCGCCCTCACCGCCGACCGGGAGACAGGTCTGCGGCGCGCGCACCAGCACCTGCACATGTACTCGCAGCTGCCGAACTACCAGAACTCCTGGCTGCGCCAGGGATTCGACGAATCCGACCTGGTCGTCGGCGGCTCCGACCGGCTGGCCGACGGCATGGTCGCCATGGGCGACGCCGACGCGCTCGCCGCGCACGTTCGGCGGCACCTGGACGCCGGTGCCGACCACGTGCTGGTCCAGGTCCTCGGCGACGACCAATCCGAGGACCCGCTGCCCGTCCTCCGCGAGCTTGCCCCGGCGCTGGGACTGAGCTGA
- a CDS encoding cupin domain-containing protein, translated as MPAELSESAESAAAPPAALARVVGPDVTGFGDRHWGRAPLLVRGADPDAFRDVLDLDGVDELLSRRGLRTPFLRLAREGSVVGSEWFTGPGGVGAEIGDQVRDDEVAALFGDGTTVVLQALHRTWSGVIDFTTALAEELGHPVQANAYVTPPSSRGFAAHYDVHDVFVLQLAGRKHWTVHAPVHADPLRDQPWNEHARAVADRAREEPEIDTVLEPGDAMYLPRGWLHSATALGDVSAHLTVGVHVLTRFALVEALTALCAQDRELRCSLPLGIDVADPAQLAPHLDSVRSALADALRDVSADAVARHVRGAVWSGGRPEPVRPVAGAAFAEGLAAGDAVRRRTGLHHRLLEQHDEVVLELPDRRLSLPAATAVPLRALLTGGTVRVGELPGADEADQVVLVRRLLREGVLVPAATP; from the coding sequence GTGCCCGCTGAGCTCAGCGAATCGGCGGAGAGCGCCGCCGCTCCCCCGGCGGCGCTGGCGCGGGTCGTCGGCCCGGACGTGACCGGGTTCGGCGACCGGCACTGGGGACGGGCTCCGCTGCTGGTGCGGGGCGCCGACCCCGACGCCTTCCGCGATGTGCTCGACCTCGACGGGGTCGATGAACTGCTCTCGCGCCGCGGCTTGCGCACGCCGTTCCTGCGGCTCGCACGGGAAGGCTCGGTGGTCGGCTCAGAGTGGTTCACCGGCCCCGGCGGGGTCGGCGCGGAGATCGGCGACCAGGTGCGCGACGACGAGGTGGCCGCGCTCTTCGGCGACGGCACCACGGTCGTGCTGCAGGCGCTGCACCGGACCTGGTCCGGCGTCATCGACTTCACCACGGCGCTCGCCGAGGAGCTCGGGCATCCCGTGCAGGCCAACGCGTACGTGACGCCGCCGTCCTCGCGCGGGTTCGCCGCGCACTACGACGTGCACGACGTGTTCGTGCTCCAGCTCGCCGGGCGCAAGCACTGGACGGTGCACGCTCCCGTGCACGCCGACCCGCTGCGCGATCAGCCGTGGAACGAGCACGCCCGCGCGGTGGCCGACCGCGCCCGCGAAGAACCCGAGATCGACACCGTCCTGGAGCCGGGCGACGCGATGTACCTGCCGCGCGGCTGGCTGCACTCCGCGACCGCGCTCGGCGACGTCTCGGCGCACTTGACGGTGGGCGTGCACGTGCTGACCCGGTTCGCGCTGGTGGAAGCGCTGACGGCGCTCTGCGCGCAGGACCGGGAGCTGCGCTGCTCGCTGCCGCTGGGCATCGACGTGGCCGATCCGGCGCAGCTCGCCCCGCACCTGGACTCGGTGCGCTCGGCGCTGGCCGACGCGCTGCGGGACGTCTCCGCCGACGCCGTGGCGCGCCACGTCCGCGGCGCGGTCTGGTCCGGTGGGCGGCCCGAGCCGGTGCGACCGGTGGCCGGTGCCGCGTTCGCCGAGGGCTTGGCCGCGGGCGACGCCGTGCGGCGGCGCACCGGGCTGCACCACCGGCTGCTGGAGCAGCACGACGAGGTGGTGCTGGAGCTGCCGGACCGACGGCTCTCGTTGCCCGCCGCGACGGCGGTGCCGCTGCGCGCGCTGCTCACCGGCGGCACGGTCCGCGTGGGCGAGCTGCCGGGAGCCGACGAGGCCGACCAGGTGGTGCTGGTGCGCCGGCTGCTGCGGGAGGGCGTGCTAGTACCGGCCGCCACGCCGTGA
- a CDS encoding sucrase ferredoxin — translation MTGPPAPIWPRCSFVAQAAGDPLEGSAPPADRWFLIEHPGPWGRGGLTDSGLDPGVVAALSQWATAWSARLVLVRRPERAARNGTTRRWFRVDSRPGHESIRTGEFTADAELPAAARSTGEIAEGPLNLVCAHGRHDTCCAVRGRPVAAALAASAPGSTWECSHVGGCRFAPAVVLLPHGYLLGGVPVADAVEAVRHYRAGNLDPRWLRGRTSLPPAAQAAQHHARAVTGKTGIDALRVLGLEPDGAEGWRVELAEPACTVLLRERWVDTGRPLTCAATAPGRMRVFDLAELHRSTKDT, via the coding sequence GTGACGGGACCGCCCGCACCGATCTGGCCGCGCTGCTCCTTCGTCGCCCAGGCCGCGGGTGATCCGCTGGAGGGTTCCGCGCCGCCCGCGGACCGCTGGTTCCTGATCGAACATCCCGGACCGTGGGGGCGCGGCGGGCTGACCGATTCGGGCCTCGATCCCGGCGTCGTCGCCGCGCTGTCGCAGTGGGCGACCGCCTGGAGCGCGCGCTTGGTCCTCGTGCGCCGACCGGAACGCGCGGCCCGCAACGGGACGACGCGGCGGTGGTTCCGCGTGGATTCCCGACCCGGCCACGAGTCGATCCGCACCGGCGAGTTCACCGCGGACGCCGAACTTCCGGCCGCCGCGCGCTCCACCGGCGAGATCGCCGAGGGACCGCTGAACCTGGTGTGCGCCCACGGCAGGCACGACACGTGCTGCGCGGTGCGCGGCCGTCCGGTGGCGGCGGCGCTCGCGGCGTCGGCTCCGGGCAGCACCTGGGAGTGCAGTCACGTCGGAGGCTGCCGGTTCGCGCCCGCGGTGGTCCTGCTGCCGCACGGCTACCTCCTCGGCGGCGTCCCGGTGGCCGACGCGGTCGAGGCGGTGCGGCACTACCGCGCGGGGAACCTCGATCCGCGCTGGCTGCGCGGCAGGACCTCGCTGCCGCCCGCGGCGCAGGCCGCGCAGCACCACGCGCGGGCGGTGACCGGGAAAACCGGGATCGACGCGTTGCGCGTGCTCGGACTCGAACCCGACGGGGCCGAGGGCTGGCGCGTGGAACTCGCGGAGCCCGCCTGCACGGTGCTGCTGCGCGAGCGGTGGGTCGACACCGGACGGCCGCTGACCTGCGCGGCGACCGCACCCGGCCGTATGCGCGTGTTCGACCTCGCGGAGCTGCATCGGTCCACGAAGGACACCTGA
- a CDS encoding snapalysin family zinc-dependent metalloprotease produces the protein MPRFSMTTALAGAATAALLVAGAPLAGAVPGDYAEPHVVTYDASQAEEFQAAIDEAAEVWNGQLTNVKLEKATGGEADLTVLADDEWPRAQTESLGVGTVWMGRQAVNEGHHIPRIATHEIGHIFGLPDDRTGVCEDLMSGASAGTDCKNNLANPEEKAQIEENFAQGAEIEPHLFTEAPAR, from the coding sequence ATGCCCAGGTTTTCGATGACGACCGCACTCGCGGGTGCGGCGACCGCGGCTCTGCTGGTGGCGGGCGCGCCGCTGGCCGGCGCCGTCCCCGGCGACTACGCCGAACCCCACGTCGTCACCTACGACGCCAGCCAGGCCGAGGAGTTCCAGGCCGCCATCGACGAAGCCGCCGAGGTGTGGAACGGCCAGCTCACCAACGTCAAGCTGGAGAAGGCCACCGGCGGCGAAGCCGACCTCACCGTGCTCGCCGACGACGAATGGCCCCGCGCCCAGACCGAATCCCTCGGCGTCGGCACGGTGTGGATGGGACGTCAGGCCGTCAACGAAGGCCACCACATCCCGCGCATCGCCACCCACGAGATCGGGCACATCTTCGGACTCCCCGACGACCGGACCGGCGTCTGCGAGGACCTGATGTCCGGGGCGAGCGCCGGGACCGACTGCAAGAACAACCTCGCCAACCCCGAGGAGAAGGCCCAGATCGAGGAGAACTTCGCGCAGGGAGCGGAGATCGAGCCCCACCTGTTCACCGAGGCGCCCGCTCGGTGA
- the map gene encoding type I methionyl aminopeptidase, whose product MIELKTAAEIERMHVAGRFVAEVLSEVGRIADVGVNLMDLEHHARGMIERRGAESCYWDYSPSFGRGPFRNVICLAVNDAVLHGLPHDYTLRDGDVLTADLALGIDGWVADSARTIIVGTPAEEDLRIIRATEEALEAAIAVARPGKRLGDISAAIWAVARDYGYPVNTEFGGHGIGRTMHGEPHVSNKGKAGRGLKLRRGLTLALEPWFAATTDQIVYDPDGWTIRSADGSRTAHSEHTIAITEGDPLVLTRREGEHH is encoded by the coding sequence GTGATCGAACTGAAGACGGCTGCGGAGATCGAACGCATGCACGTGGCCGGGCGCTTCGTCGCCGAGGTGCTCTCCGAGGTGGGCCGCATCGCCGACGTTGGCGTCAACCTGATGGACCTGGAGCACCACGCGCGCGGCATGATCGAACGGCGCGGCGCGGAGTCGTGCTACTGGGACTACTCGCCGTCCTTCGGCAGGGGACCGTTCCGCAACGTCATCTGCCTCGCCGTCAACGACGCCGTCCTGCACGGGCTGCCGCACGACTACACCTTGCGCGACGGGGACGTGCTCACCGCTGACCTCGCGCTCGGCATCGACGGCTGGGTGGCCGACTCGGCGCGCACGATCATCGTCGGCACGCCCGCCGAGGAGGACCTGCGGATCATCCGCGCCACCGAGGAGGCGCTGGAGGCGGCGATCGCGGTGGCCCGTCCGGGCAAGCGCCTGGGCGACATCTCGGCGGCGATCTGGGCGGTGGCCCGCGACTACGGGTACCCGGTCAACACCGAGTTCGGCGGGCACGGCATCGGCCGCACGATGCACGGCGAACCGCACGTGTCGAACAAGGGCAAGGCGGGGCGCGGCCTGAAGCTCCGGCGGGGCCTGACCCTCGCGCTGGAACCGTGGTTCGCCGCCACCACCGACCAGATCGTCTACGACCCCGACGGCTGGACCATCCGCTCGGCCGACGGCTCCCGCACCGCCCACTCCGAGCACACGATCGCCATCACCGAAGGCGACCCGCTCGTCCTCACCCGCAGGGAAGGCGAACACCACTAG
- a CDS encoding LysR family transcriptional regulator, which yields MNLRQYEYALTVAEEGSITAAAERLGLAQPSLSQQIGTLEKQVGVRLFARTPQGMLPTVAGRAFLAEAEVATTASRRAFTAARAADGDLTGELIIAVYLGLGTRRLPRALGELRRRHPRLQVTLHEEPDPTDMERLARQGTLDMVLVHEIPPGCLFDVHELGRESYVAVLPEGHPLLGRDEPLLLEDLADEGWVRYRRTSKLDEYLARLLADRGLAPRTVGRASQISTAVRLAAEGLGVTLAPSSAIPAGFEPLTRPLGPALSEPVLAGVRRSPGRAEIALLDQLRQQDWPSADVSASKR from the coding sequence ATGAACCTGCGGCAGTACGAGTACGCGCTGACGGTGGCAGAAGAGGGCAGCATCACGGCGGCGGCCGAGCGGCTCGGGCTCGCGCAGCCGTCGCTGTCCCAGCAGATCGGCACGTTGGAGAAGCAGGTCGGGGTGCGCCTGTTCGCGCGCACCCCGCAGGGAATGCTGCCGACGGTGGCGGGCCGGGCCTTCCTGGCGGAGGCGGAGGTCGCCACGACCGCGTCCCGGCGCGCGTTCACCGCCGCCCGCGCCGCCGACGGCGATCTGACGGGCGAGCTGATCATCGCCGTCTACCTGGGGCTCGGGACCCGCCGGCTGCCGCGCGCGCTCGGCGAGCTGCGCCGCCGTCATCCCCGCCTGCAGGTCACCCTCCACGAGGAGCCCGATCCCACGGACATGGAGCGGCTCGCGCGCCAGGGCACGCTCGACATGGTCCTGGTGCACGAGATCCCGCCGGGATGCCTGTTCGACGTCCACGAACTCGGCAGGGAGTCGTACGTCGCGGTGCTGCCCGAAGGGCACCCGCTGCTCGGCCGGGACGAGCCGCTCCTCCTCGAGGATCTCGCCGACGAGGGCTGGGTGCGCTACCGCCGGACCAGCAAGCTCGACGAGTACCTGGCGCGCCTGCTCGCCGATCGCGGCCTCGCCCCGCGGACGGTCGGCCGGGCCTCGCAGATCTCGACCGCGGTGCGGCTCGCCGCGGAAGGACTCGGTGTCACCCTCGCGCCGTCGTCGGCGATCCCCGCCGGGTTCGAACCGCTGACCCGTCCGCTGGGGCCCGCCCTGTCGGAGCCGGTGCTCGCGGGCGTGCGCCGCTCACCGGGCCGGGCCGAGATCGCCTTGCTGGACCAGTTGAGGCAGCAGGACTGGCCGAGCGCCGACGTCAGCGCGTCGAAGCGTTGA
- a CDS encoding SDR family NAD(P)-dependent oxidoreductase produces MRLADKVALVTGGGAGLGLAVAERFAAEGAHVYITGRRKDVLEEAASSIGGRVTAVVADSTSSSDLARLAETIRSENDHLDVLVANAGMIERADFGEITEDHVDRTFDINARGTMFTVQTMLPLMPAGGSIILVGSIQGFKGLPGSTAYSAAKAAVRSYARVWAAEFGDRGLRVNVLSPGPFDTAIIDGQAEYFGQDPAALRAQMAAQVPMGRLGDPRELAGAALFLASDDSGFMTGAELCVDGGMAQV; encoded by the coding sequence ATGCGTCTCGCCGACAAGGTCGCGCTGGTCACGGGCGGAGGAGCAGGCCTCGGCCTGGCGGTGGCCGAGAGGTTCGCGGCCGAAGGTGCGCACGTCTACATCACGGGCCGCCGGAAGGACGTTCTCGAAGAGGCGGCGTCCTCGATCGGAGGGCGGGTCACCGCGGTCGTCGCGGACTCCACGTCGTCGAGCGATCTCGCCCGCCTCGCCGAGACCATCAGGAGCGAGAACGACCACCTCGACGTGCTCGTGGCCAATGCGGGCATGATCGAGCGAGCGGACTTCGGCGAGATCACCGAAGATCACGTCGACCGCACGTTCGACATCAACGCCCGCGGCACCATGTTCACCGTCCAGACGATGCTGCCGCTCATGCCGGCCGGCGGCTCGATCATCCTGGTCGGCTCGATCCAAGGGTTCAAGGGACTGCCCGGGTCGACCGCCTACAGCGCGGCGAAGGCGGCCGTGCGCTCCTACGCGCGGGTGTGGGCCGCCGAGTTCGGCGACCGTGGCCTGCGGGTCAACGTGCTGAGCCCCGGACCGTTCGACACGGCCATCATCGACGGGCAGGCCGAGTACTTCGGGCAGGACCCGGCGGCGCTGCGCGCCCAGATGGCCGCGCAGGTCCCCATGGGCCGCCTCGGGGACCCCCGCGAGCTCGCCGGAGCCGCGCTGTTCCTCGCTTCGGACGACAGCGGTTTCATGACCGGCGCGGAGCTCTGCGTGGACGGCGGCATGGCCCAGGTGTAG
- a CDS encoding TIGR03619 family F420-dependent LLM class oxidoreductase, whose amino-acid sequence MRFGVNILNFGPGTDPSTLLGWARYAEDRGFGFAMISDHVAITPDAAEPYPAPFYDPFTTLAWLAAQTERIELGTTVTIMPYRHPLHTARVTANLDRFSGGRLLFGAGIGWARQEYEALGLPFERRGRMTDEYLEVLTRAWTEETLSFHGEFVSFDDVSTGPLPTRRPPLWVGGNGSAAIRRAVRFGDAWHPYNQRVPWLRDEGVPALLRAAEDASRTAPDFAPRLPLLLTDSELDDDARLAGQGTLDQVRRDLDVLAELGATHVLFDTYPGTPDEMRPQEADHRILDALAPHVLG is encoded by the coding sequence GTGCGATTCGGCGTCAACATACTGAACTTCGGGCCGGGCACGGATCCGTCGACGCTGCTGGGGTGGGCCCGGTACGCGGAGGACCGCGGGTTCGGCTTCGCGATGATCTCCGACCACGTCGCGATCACTCCGGACGCGGCCGAACCGTACCCGGCGCCGTTCTACGACCCGTTCACCACGCTCGCCTGGCTCGCCGCGCAGACCGAGCGGATCGAGCTGGGCACGACGGTGACGATCATGCCGTACCGCCACCCGCTGCACACCGCGCGCGTGACCGCGAACCTCGACAGGTTCAGCGGCGGGCGGCTCCTGTTCGGCGCCGGGATCGGCTGGGCCCGCCAGGAGTACGAGGCGCTGGGCCTGCCGTTCGAACGCCGCGGCCGGATGACCGACGAGTACCTGGAGGTCCTGACTCGGGCGTGGACCGAGGAGACGCTGTCCTTCCACGGCGAGTTCGTCTCCTTCGACGACGTGTCCACCGGCCCGCTCCCGACCCGCCGTCCCCCGCTGTGGGTGGGCGGCAACGGTTCCGCGGCGATCCGCCGGGCGGTGCGGTTCGGCGACGCGTGGCACCCCTACAACCAGCGAGTCCCGTGGCTGCGTGACGAGGGCGTGCCCGCGCTGCTGCGCGCCGCCGAGGACGCGAGTCGCACGGCACCCGACTTCGCGCCGCGACTTCCGCTGCTGCTCACCGACTCCGAACTGGACGACGACGCTCGCTTGGCCGGTCAGGGCACGCTCGACCAGGTCCGCCGGGACCTGGACGTGCTCGCCGAGCTCGGCGCGACGCACGTCCTGTTCGACACCTATCCCGGCACGCCGGACGAGATGCGCCCGCAGGAGGCCGACCACCGGATCCTCGACGCCCTCGCCCCGCACGTCCTGGGCTGA
- a CDS encoding helix-turn-helix domain-containing protein, protein MKTSQSPRRYDPVVDELVEQAAERMWGVYPGYQPERFDRSELDPAIRANIELAVAALGQGRGPTLAELEPARALGAARADQSVPLESIIQAYRQTERVIVLDFLQRSREWPHEEANRATALLISVFDELTDAMIGSYRDTSSAREAARRQVENEVVAALADGIDSDSTRFDRWVRLLDVDEDGCWTAAALRGRPGDSGEPAVPQRQVLLRQLASDVDDVICGELNNTLVLLLRTRDRQDQVEQVLAAAMAGIGQAAPLACGLGTATASLRTAAQSCRQALASLRVSASPAWTGVPVVDYRDVVVETMLLADPLAAEALHASRIAPLEPHPYLIETLEALADDHLSQAATARRLFVHLNTIGHRLHRIREITGLDPLRFPDVLEFSLALRWRKIRATDPTP, encoded by the coding sequence GTGAAGACCTCCCAATCCCCTCGGCGCTACGATCCCGTCGTCGACGAGCTCGTCGAGCAGGCCGCCGAGCGCATGTGGGGCGTCTACCCCGGCTACCAGCCGGAGCGGTTCGACCGGTCGGAACTCGACCCGGCGATCCGAGCCAACATCGAGCTCGCGGTGGCCGCGCTCGGCCAGGGCCGGGGGCCGACCCTCGCCGAACTCGAACCGGCGCGGGCTCTCGGCGCCGCTCGGGCCGATCAGTCGGTGCCGCTCGAATCGATCATCCAGGCCTACCGGCAGACCGAACGCGTGATCGTGCTCGACTTCCTGCAGCGGTCGCGGGAGTGGCCGCACGAGGAGGCGAACCGGGCCACGGCGCTGCTCATCTCGGTGTTCGACGAGCTGACCGACGCGATGATCGGTTCCTACCGGGACACCTCCAGCGCCCGCGAGGCGGCGCGGCGGCAGGTGGAGAACGAGGTCGTCGCGGCGCTGGCGGACGGGATCGACAGCGACTCGACCCGGTTCGACCGGTGGGTCCGGCTGCTCGACGTCGACGAGGACGGCTGCTGGACGGCCGCGGCCCTGCGCGGGCGGCCGGGCGATTCGGGGGAGCCGGCGGTGCCGCAGCGCCAGGTCCTGCTGCGGCAGCTGGCATCCGACGTCGACGACGTCATCTGCGGCGAGCTCAACAACACGCTGGTGCTCCTGCTGCGCACGCGGGACCGCCAGGACCAGGTGGAGCAGGTCCTGGCTGCCGCGATGGCCGGGATCGGCCAGGCCGCGCCGCTGGCCTGCGGGCTCGGGACGGCCACCGCCTCGCTGCGTACCGCCGCCCAGTCGTGCAGGCAGGCGCTCGCGTCGCTGCGGGTGTCGGCGTCACCGGCGTGGACGGGCGTCCCGGTCGTCGACTACCGGGACGTCGTCGTCGAGACGATGCTGCTCGCCGACCCGCTCGCCGCGGAGGCCCTGCACGCGAGCCGGATCGCGCCGCTCGAACCGCACCCGTACCTGATCGAGACGCTGGAAGCGTTGGCGGACGACCACTTGTCGCAGGCGGCGACGGCGCGGCGGCTGTTCGTGCACCTGAACACCATCGGCCACCGCCTGCATCGCATTCGCGAGATCACCGGCCTCGACCCGCTGCGCTTCCCGGACGTCCTGGAGTTCTCCTTGGCGCTGCGCTGGCGGAAGATCCGCGCGACCGATCCGACTCCCTGA
- a CDS encoding NAD-dependent epimerase/dehydratase family protein produces the protein MTDIAVLEDSLTKPTPDVVEAVARLDGDIAVLGVGGKVGPSVAVMAARAVVEAGVDKTVFGVARFSDPAARATLEKYGVRPVPADLTDDDQLAALPDAANVVFMAGNKFGTAGNEHFTWMMNAYLPGRVAQRFRDSRIVAFSTLVTYPLVDVATGGSREADWPGPLGEYAASCVGRERIFEHFSRKNGTPLLQFRLGYSIETRYGVLAEIAQAVHDGEPIPLEMGHASVIWQRDVAAYALRSLHLATSPPRRLNITGPEIVSIRRLAEHFGEIFGREPRFDGVESGNAYVMDGSELQREFGFPGTTLAEMVDEVAAWVAESGPTIGKPTKFQQRDGLF, from the coding sequence ATGACCGACATCGCCGTCTTGGAAGATTCGCTCACCAAGCCCACCCCCGACGTCGTCGAGGCGGTCGCTCGCCTCGACGGTGACATCGCCGTGCTGGGCGTGGGCGGGAAGGTCGGCCCCAGCGTCGCGGTGATGGCCGCCCGCGCGGTGGTCGAGGCGGGCGTGGACAAGACGGTGTTCGGCGTCGCCCGCTTCTCCGACCCGGCGGCCCGCGCCACTCTGGAGAAGTACGGCGTGCGGCCCGTCCCCGCGGACCTCACCGACGACGACCAGCTGGCGGCACTACCGGACGCCGCCAACGTCGTGTTCATGGCCGGGAACAAGTTCGGCACCGCGGGCAACGAGCACTTCACCTGGATGATGAACGCCTACCTGCCCGGACGGGTCGCGCAGCGCTTCCGGGACTCCCGGATCGTCGCGTTCTCCACGCTGGTGACCTATCCGCTCGTCGACGTCGCGACCGGCGGTTCCCGCGAGGCGGACTGGCCCGGACCGCTCGGCGAGTACGCCGCGTCCTGCGTCGGGCGCGAACGGATCTTCGAGCACTTCTCCCGCAAGAACGGGACGCCGCTGCTGCAGTTCCGCCTCGGGTACTCCATCGAGACCCGGTACGGGGTGCTGGCCGAGATCGCGCAGGCCGTGCACGACGGCGAGCCGATCCCGCTGGAGATGGGCCACGCGAGCGTGATCTGGCAGCGCGACGTGGCCGCCTACGCCCTGCGGTCGCTGCACCTGGCGACCTCCCCGCCGCGGCGGCTCAACATCACCGGGCCGGAGATCGTCTCGATCCGCCGGTTGGCGGAGCACTTCGGCGAGATCTTCGGGCGCGAGCCCCGGTTCGACGGCGTCGAATCGGGCAACGCCTACGTGATGGACGGGTCGGAGTTGCAGCGGGAGTTCGGGTTCCCCGGCACGACGCTGGCCGAGATGGTCGACGAGGTCGCCGCGTGGGTCGCCGAATCGGGCCCCACGATCGGCAAGCCCACCAAGTTCCAGCAGCGCGACGGGCTGTTCTGA